GCGCCCAGACGCCCCTCGCGGGCAGGAGACAGGCCCAGACCGCGAGGCAGGCGGCGAGGACCCACAGGAGGCGGCGCCGGTCCATGGATCAGGCCTCCCCGGGGGCCAGCTCCCCGCGGCGGCGCCGGCGGAAGATGAGCATCAGGTTCCGGACGTAGATGAAGAGGCCCGTGGCCTGCCCCAGGATGAAGACCGGGTCCTTCCGGTAGATGGAGTAGGCCAGGAGCAGGAGGCCCCCCACGAGGCTGAAATACCAGAAGGCCACGGGGATGACGCTGCGCTTCTTCCGCTCGCTCGCCAGCCACTGGACCACGAAGCGCATGAAGAAGGCGCCCTGCGCCACGAAGCCGAGAATGAGCCAGAACCGGGGCCAGGTAAACCAGCTCAAGGCAGTTCCTCCCGGATGCGGTAGCGAAGGACCCGCTTCTGCATCCA
This Acidobacteriota bacterium DNA region includes the following protein-coding sequences:
- a CDS encoding lipid-A-disaccharide synthase N-terminal domain-containing protein, yielding MSWFTWPRFWLILGFVAQGAFFMRFVVQWLASERKKRSVIPVAFWYFSLVGGLLLLAYSIYRKDPVFILGQATGLFIYVRNLMLIFRRRRRGELAPGEA